A portion of the Croceibacterium sp. TMG7-5b_MA50 genome contains these proteins:
- a CDS encoding TonB-dependent receptor produces MKASSSTVRRPARAGLHSGLLATSALTLFAAATAHAQEAPVPPAAPVAQTAAEQIAAESAAEAPGGEIVVTGSRIRSATLTSPSPIQVISEEAIENTGSINILDVLQENPAFGVPGASRTTNTFGTNPGLSTVNLRNLGASRTLVLIDGRRTVAGIPGSSVVDVNMIPSSFVERVDVLTGGASSVYGSDAIAGVVNFIYKKNYEGIAANVQAGISEEGDDEQYSANLTFGRNFADGAGNALFFVGWQREGLVENTARDFSARDYVSLGTTQRRGNPSDDNLTAAQNLFQRLYAPSSVGPAGVFSIAGTGNRIINPDGTVRAYSEATDGFNRAEYGAIASPVERITFATRANYDVSDGVNVFLEGTFNKVDTKGYLEASPLRTDGALGAFPASGNANGYFNIEHRVFAANGTSQIVRNPFVSNAVYAAANDRTGDGLKDVSFLLRTTMFPPGTRAVTTERQNFRLAFGTDIDLGGSWTADAYYSYGFTRADTRMDGLANLYNVANALQVVPDINDVNRNGSTTDAICLDANARSAGCVPLNPFGLNADGSSRISADAINYVRASFQANALQQLHVAAANISGSLFTLPAGAVQVAAGVEYRHESSRDIFDPLTNQARNGYTQATDTVGSFDVKEAYGEIVVPVLAEQPFFHNLTLRGAARISDYSTVGAFWAYNGGIEWSPVPDVRLRGVYARAVRAPNIGELFAAPQAGITSITDPCQGITLASTGALADNCRAAPGVLANIQANGSFTLTVPDLQGVGTLTANNPDIQEETATTWTLGVVVNPLSIDALSGLTVSADYFNIELDDAINRISQAVVLNKCYAQGLPEFCQFVTRRSTASGAFSSGSVDQVVRALVNSGGLVTEGLDFTASYTFERFGGRAAISASWTHLLEDGSTPLAGDAFDSQIGELGTPKDTANVSLTWDNDRFGATISAEYIGPQYLDYENFQTRYVLADGSLPDRRYFRVGSVIYTDAQIRFDVMEEVELFAGVNNLFDVDRPQIYTGIEANVNGIFDPIGRRYYAGGRFRF; encoded by the coding sequence ATGAAGGCTTCGTCGAGCACCGTTCGCCGTCCGGCCCGCGCCGGCCTGCATAGCGGCCTGTTGGCCACCAGCGCGCTGACGCTGTTCGCCGCTGCCACGGCCCATGCGCAGGAAGCGCCCGTTCCCCCCGCCGCCCCCGTGGCGCAGACCGCCGCCGAACAGATCGCCGCGGAGTCGGCGGCAGAGGCGCCGGGCGGGGAGATCGTCGTCACCGGCAGCCGCATCCGCAGCGCCACGCTGACCTCCCCCAGCCCGATCCAGGTCATCAGCGAGGAGGCGATCGAGAACACCGGCTCCATCAACATCCTCGACGTGTTGCAGGAAAACCCGGCCTTCGGCGTGCCGGGCGCCAGCCGCACCACCAACACGTTCGGCACCAATCCGGGCCTGTCCACCGTCAACCTGCGCAACCTCGGCGCCTCGCGCACGCTGGTGCTGATCGACGGGCGCCGCACGGTGGCGGGCATTCCGGGATCGAGCGTGGTGGACGTGAACATGATCCCGTCCTCCTTCGTGGAGCGGGTCGATGTCCTCACCGGCGGCGCTTCCTCCGTCTACGGCTCCGACGCGATCGCGGGCGTGGTGAACTTCATCTACAAGAAGAACTACGAAGGGATCGCCGCCAATGTGCAGGCCGGCATCTCGGAGGAAGGGGATGACGAGCAATATTCCGCCAACCTCACCTTCGGGCGCAACTTCGCCGATGGGGCGGGCAATGCGCTGTTCTTCGTCGGCTGGCAGCGGGAGGGGTTGGTGGAGAACACCGCCCGCGACTTCTCCGCGCGCGACTATGTCAGCCTGGGCACCACGCAGCGGCGCGGCAATCCCAGCGACGACAATCTGACCGCCGCGCAGAACCTGTTCCAGCGGCTCTACGCTCCGTCGAGCGTCGGCCCGGCGGGCGTGTTCTCGATCGCCGGCACGGGCAACCGGATCATCAACCCGGACGGCACCGTGCGCGCCTACAGCGAGGCGACGGATGGCTTCAACCGTGCGGAATACGGCGCCATCGCATCGCCGGTGGAACGCATCACCTTCGCCACGCGCGCCAATTACGATGTGTCGGACGGGGTGAACGTGTTCCTGGAAGGGACGTTCAACAAGGTCGATACCAAGGGCTATCTGGAGGCATCGCCGCTGCGCACCGACGGCGCGCTGGGTGCCTTCCCCGCCAGCGGCAATGCCAACGGCTATTTCAACATCGAACACCGCGTGTTCGCCGCCAACGGCACGTCGCAGATCGTGCGCAACCCGTTCGTGTCGAACGCGGTCTATGCCGCCGCCAACGACCGCACGGGCGACGGGCTGAAGGATGTCAGCTTCCTGCTGCGCACCACCATGTTCCCGCCGGGCACGCGCGCCGTCACGACGGAGCGGCAGAACTTCCGCCTGGCCTTCGGCACCGACATCGACCTTGGCGGCAGCTGGACGGCGGACGCATATTACAGCTACGGCTTCACCCGCGCGGATACGCGGATGGACGGGCTCGCCAACCTCTACAACGTGGCGAATGCGTTGCAGGTGGTGCCCGACATCAACGACGTGAACCGCAACGGCAGCACGACCGACGCCATCTGCCTCGATGCCAATGCCCGCTCCGCCGGATGCGTGCCGCTGAACCCGTTCGGCCTCAATGCCGACGGGTCCAGCCGCATCAGCGCCGATGCGATCAATTATGTCCGCGCCAGTTTCCAGGCCAACGCGCTGCAGCAATTGCATGTCGCCGCGGCCAATATCAGCGGCTCCCTGTTTACCCTGCCCGCGGGCGCGGTGCAGGTGGCGGCGGGCGTGGAATACCGGCACGAAAGCAGCCGCGACATCTTCGACCCGCTGACCAACCAGGCCCGCAACGGTTACACCCAGGCGACCGACACGGTCGGCAGCTTCGACGTGAAGGAAGCCTACGGCGAAATCGTGGTCCCGGTGCTGGCGGAACAGCCGTTCTTCCACAACCTGACGCTGCGCGGCGCGGCGCGCATCTCCGACTATTCCACGGTGGGCGCGTTCTGGGCCTATAATGGCGGGATCGAATGGTCGCCGGTGCCGGATGTACGGCTGCGCGGCGTCTACGCCCGCGCGGTGCGCGCGCCCAATATCGGGGAGCTGTTCGCCGCGCCGCAGGCGGGCATCACCTCCATCACCGATCCGTGCCAGGGCATCACGCTCGCCAGCACCGGCGCGCTGGCCGACAATTGCCGCGCCGCGCCCGGCGTGCTGGCAAACATCCAGGCCAACGGATCGTTCACGCTGACCGTGCCCGACCTGCAGGGCGTCGGCACGCTGACCGCCAACAACCCCGACATCCAGGAGGAAACGGCGACCACCTGGACGCTGGGCGTGGTGGTGAACCCGCTGTCGATCGACGCGCTGAGCGGGCTGACCGTCAGCGCCGACTATTTCAACATCGAGCTGGACGATGCAATCAACCGCATCAGCCAGGCGGTGGTGCTGAACAAGTGCTACGCGCAGGGGCTGCCCGAATTCTGCCAGTTCGTCACCCGCCGCTCCACCGCCAGCGGCGCGTTCAGCTCCGGATCGGTGGATCAGGTCGTGCGCGCGCTGGTGAACAGCGGCGGCCTGGTGACGGAGGGGCTGGACTTCACCGCGTCCTACACCTTTGAACGGTTCGGCGGGCGCGCGGCCATCTCCGCCTCGTGGACGCACCTGCTGGAAGACGGCAGCACCCCGCTGGCGGGCGATGCCTTCGACAGCCAGATCGGGGAACTCGGCACGCCGAAGGATACCGCTAATGTCTCGCTGACATGGGACAATGACCGGTTCGGCGCCACGATCAGCGCCGAATATATCGGCCCGCAATATCTCGATTACGAGAACTTCCAGACCCGCTACGTCCTGGCGGACGGGTCGCTGCCCGATCGCAGGTACTTCCGCGTGGGCAGCGTCATCTACACCGATGCGCAGATCCGCTTCGACGTGATGGAGGAGGTGGAGCTGTTCGCCGGCGTCAACAACCTGTTCGATGTCGACCGGCCGCAGATCTACACCGGGATCGAGGCGAACGTGAACGGCATCTTCGACCCGATCGGTCGCCGTTACTACGCCGGCGGACGCTTCCGCTTCTGA
- a CDS encoding sialidase family protein → MKLYRPLAASLLAALACPVLSPSPASAQEAAAHPAIRVSEYTYTDAPYPQSHASTIVETADGTIAAAWFGGTRERNPDVEIWFARRGAAGWEEARSVANGVQADGTRQPTWNPVLFQDPAGPLHLFYKVGPSPQTWWGMVVSSADGGETWGEPRRLPDGILGPIKNKPVVLPDGTWLSPSSTEAPGDVWRIHFERSSDGGQSWTRSPAVEPGPNFDAIQPSILFAPDGTLQAVGRSRQGVVVSTFSQDNGATWRPLIATDLPNPNSGTDAVTLKDGRQLIVYNHSAHSPEEKAKGTRYPLNVGLSDDGVHWRNVLVLAAEPISSGYAYPAVIQSRDGLVHITYTEGRRRIRHVVLDLAAL, encoded by the coding sequence ATGAAGCTGTATCGGCCACTGGCCGCGTCCCTGCTGGCGGCGCTCGCCTGTCCGGTCCTGTCGCCATCGCCGGCGAGCGCGCAGGAGGCGGCCGCCCACCCGGCGATCCGCGTGTCCGAATACACCTACACCGACGCGCCGTACCCGCAGAGCCACGCCTCCACGATCGTGGAGACGGCGGACGGCACCATCGCCGCCGCCTGGTTCGGCGGTACGCGGGAGCGGAACCCCGACGTGGAGATCTGGTTCGCCCGCCGCGGTGCCGCCGGGTGGGAGGAGGCGCGCTCCGTCGCCAATGGCGTGCAGGCGGACGGCACGCGGCAGCCGACCTGGAACCCGGTCCTGTTCCAGGACCCGGCGGGGCCGCTGCACCTGTTCTACAAGGTCGGGCCGTCGCCGCAGACATGGTGGGGCATGGTCGTATCCTCCGCCGACGGTGGCGAGACCTGGGGGGAGCCGCGCCGCCTGCCCGACGGGATCCTGGGGCCGATCAAGAACAAGCCGGTCGTGCTGCCCGACGGAACCTGGCTGTCCCCCTCCAGCACGGAGGCGCCGGGCGATGTCTGGCGCATCCACTTCGAACGCAGCAGCGATGGCGGGCAGAGCTGGACCCGCAGCCCGGCGGTGGAGCCGGGGCCGAACTTCGATGCGATCCAGCCCTCGATCCTGTTCGCGCCCGATGGCACGCTGCAGGCGGTCGGCCGGTCGCGGCAGGGGGTGGTGGTCAGCACCTTCTCGCAGGACAATGGCGCGACCTGGCGCCCGCTGATCGCGACCGACCTGCCCAATCCCAATTCGGGCACCGATGCCGTGACGCTGAAGGATGGGCGGCAATTGATCGTCTACAACCATTCCGCCCACTCGCCGGAGGAGAAGGCGAAGGGCACCCGCTACCCGCTGAATGTCGGCCTGTCGGATGACGGCGTCCACTGGCGCAATGTGCTGGTGCTGGCGGCGGAACCGATCAGCAGCGGCTATGCCTACCCGGCGGTAATCCAGTCGCGCGACGGGCTGGTCCACATCACCTACACCGAAGGCCGCCGCCGCATCCGCCACGTGGTGCTGGACCTGGCGGCGCTGTAG
- a CDS encoding GDSL-type esterase/lipase family protein yields MIPAATLALLLAAGPGAHADPPAIGAAGDSCTTVPAMPAIIRDYHLQTLAARTANRPYPRAPAEAAKAYSAWQRSLRDTDFAGQCRYREANRLLGERPEVVFFGDSITEAWPDVSPGFFPARWINRGIAGQTTAQMIGRFRADVIDLHPASVHILAGINDIAGATGPATLDQIAGNIASMAELARLHGIRVVLGTLLPAGAWQGDDHADRAAAVAALNDWLRRYAAAQGITLIDYHPALVAAGDGMAADLSADGIHPNARGYTVMERTARAALP; encoded by the coding sequence ATGATCCCGGCCGCCACGCTCGCCTTGCTGCTCGCCGCCGGTCCGGGCGCGCATGCCGATCCGCCGGCGATCGGCGCCGCCGGCGATTCCTGCACCACCGTGCCCGCGATGCCGGCGATTATCCGCGACTACCACCTGCAGACCCTCGCCGCGCGCACCGCCAACCGCCCCTACCCCCGCGCACCGGCGGAAGCGGCGAAAGCCTACAGCGCATGGCAGCGGAGCTTGCGCGACACCGACTTCGCCGGCCAGTGCCGCTACCGCGAGGCGAACCGCCTGCTGGGGGAGCGGCCGGAGGTGGTCTTCTTCGGGGATTCCATCACGGAGGCATGGCCCGACGTCAGCCCCGGCTTCTTCCCGGCGCGCTGGATCAATCGCGGCATCGCCGGGCAGACGACCGCACAGATGATCGGCCGCTTCCGCGCCGACGTGATCGACCTGCATCCCGCGAGCGTCCACATCCTGGCCGGCATCAACGACATCGCCGGCGCGACCGGCCCCGCCACGCTGGACCAGATCGCCGGCAATATCGCCAGCATGGCCGAACTCGCCCGCCTGCACGGCATCCGCGTGGTGCTGGGCACCCTGCTGCCCGCGGGCGCCTGGCAGGGCGACGATCATGCCGACCGCGCGGCGGCGGTGGCGGCGCTGAACGACTGGCTTCGCCGCTACGCCGCGGCACAGGGCATCACGCTGATCGACTACCACCCGGCCCTGGTCGCGGCGGGCGACGGCATGGCCGCGGACCTCAGCGCCGACGGCATCCACCCCAACGCCCGCGGCTACACCGTGATGGAACGGACCGCCCGCGCCGCCTTGCCGTAA
- a CDS encoding type II toxin-antitoxin system RelE/ParE family toxin, with product MKIDTIRHKALERFFTTGNSRGLDAKVTARVGRMLVFLDAAGGPDELRIPANYNAHLLTGDRAGVWSLTVTRNWRMTFSINPDGAIIDLDLEDYH from the coding sequence GTGAAGATCGACACTATCCGGCATAAGGCGCTTGAACGGTTCTTCACGACCGGCAACTCACGCGGATTGGATGCCAAGGTCACTGCACGGGTGGGTAGGATGCTGGTCTTCCTTGACGCCGCTGGCGGGCCTGACGAATTGCGCATCCCGGCCAATTACAACGCGCATCTGCTTACGGGCGATCGGGCCGGCGTATGGTCGCTCACCGTCACCCGGAACTGGCGGATGACCTTTTCGATCAACCCGGACGGCGCGATCATCGACCTTGATCTGGAGGATTATCACTGA
- a CDS encoding HigA family addiction module antitoxin produces MAITLHHSVAVHPGEWVRIEIIEAHRLTIGEAARLLHVSRQALSALLNSRSDLSPTMAIRLEKVFGISAETLLRMQASWNIRLAREREHEIEVETDHAYAV; encoded by the coding sequence ATGGCGATCACTCTACATCATTCGGTGGCCGTCCATCCGGGCGAATGGGTGCGGATCGAGATCATCGAGGCGCATCGATTGACGATTGGCGAGGCCGCGCGGCTGCTGCATGTCAGCCGGCAGGCGCTGAGTGCGCTGCTGAACAGTCGGTCCGACCTGTCGCCAACCATGGCGATCCGGCTGGAAAAGGTATTTGGTATCAGCGCCGAAACGCTGCTGCGCATGCAGGCCAGCTGGAACATCCGCCTGGCGCGCGAACGTGAGCACGAGATCGAGGTCGAAACCGATCACGCCTACGCCGTATAA
- a CDS encoding four-carbon acid sugar kinase family protein yields MTPLYAYYGDDFTGSTDVLEQLAEGGVPAVLFLRPPDEALRARFPDARAVGLAGDSRSRSPAWMDAYLPAAFNALGDATLVHYKTCSTFDSAPDTGSIGRALEIGLKQHGAPAAIVVGAPHLRRYVAFANLFAAQGADTFRIDRHPTMAHHPVTPMREADLIRHLAAQTATPIGHVPLDRIRAGQIDAAFDAAAAPAVLFDGMEEADLLATGRLLLARGLRFAVGSSGVTRALVLAWRAAGLVADPPPPAAAAPVDRLLVVSGSCSPATAAQIARAAADGYAAIRADVPALLRGETAEEERLAASATQALADRSSFVVHSAEGPLGNAAPAAGDRLGAALGRVAARVIRTATLPRVLFAGGDTSSHGVAQLGIDALTWAAPVERGAPLVRATAADPVVDGLQLVLKGGQIGEADFFERVRRGG; encoded by the coding sequence CTATTCCTCCGTCCGCCGGACGAGGCCTTGCGCGCCCGCTTCCCCGATGCGCGCGCCGTCGGCCTCGCAGGGGACAGCCGCAGCCGTTCGCCCGCGTGGATGGACGCGTATCTGCCCGCCGCCTTCAACGCGTTGGGCGATGCGACGCTGGTCCATTACAAGACCTGCTCGACCTTCGATTCCGCGCCCGACACCGGCAGCATCGGCCGGGCGCTGGAGATCGGCCTGAAGCAACATGGCGCCCCGGCGGCGATCGTCGTCGGCGCCCCGCACCTCCGCCGCTACGTCGCCTTCGCCAACCTGTTCGCCGCGCAAGGGGCGGACACCTTCCGCATCGACCGGCACCCGACCATGGCGCACCATCCGGTGACGCCCATGCGGGAGGCGGACCTGATCCGCCACCTCGCCGCGCAGACCGCCACCCCCATCGGCCACGTCCCGCTCGACCGTATCCGCGCAGGGCAGATCGACGCCGCCTTCGATGCCGCCGCCGCGCCTGCCGTGCTGTTCGACGGGATGGAGGAGGCGGACCTGCTGGCCACCGGGCGCCTGCTGCTGGCGCGCGGGCTTCGTTTCGCGGTCGGCAGTTCGGGCGTGACGCGGGCGCTGGTGCTGGCGTGGCGGGCGGCCGGGCTGGTCGCCGATCCGCCGCCACCCGCCGCCGCCGCGCCGGTCGATCGCCTGCTGGTGGTCAGCGGCTCCTGCTCCCCCGCGACCGCCGCCCAGATCGCCCGCGCCGCTGCCGACGGCTACGCCGCGATCCGCGCCGACGTGCCCGCTCTGCTGCGCGGCGAGACGGCGGAGGAGGAGCGCCTCGCCGCCAGTGCCACGCAGGCGCTGGCCGACCGGAGCAGCTTCGTCGTCCATTCCGCCGAGGGTCCGCTGGGCAATGCCGCACCCGCCGCGGGCGACCGGCTGGGCGCCGCGCTGGGCCGGGTCGCGGCACGGGTGATCCGTACCGCCACCCTGCCCCGCGTGCTGTTCGCGGGCGGCGACACGTCCAGCCACGGCGTCGCGCAGCTGGGCATCGACGCGCTCACCTGGGCCGCGCCGGTGGAACGCGGCGCGCCGCTGGTGCGCGCCACTGCCGCCGATCCGGTGGTGGACGGCCTCCAACTGGTGCTGAAGGGCGGCCAGATCGGCGAGGCCGATTTCTTCGAGCGTGTGCGGCGGGGCGGCTGA